In Helicobacter sp. 11S03491-1, a genomic segment contains:
- the proB gene encoding glutamate 5-kinase has protein sequence MKRLVIKVGSSIISNGDFIAMDRIKNLAIFLNSLRQKYQIILVSSGAVASGYTKLCLDKSKLENKQALAAIGQPLLINAYQKVFDSFGIFVSQLLLTGYDFDSRINTEYASKTIEVLLKNNVLPIINENDSTAINELTFGDNDRLSAYVAYYFGADMLVILSDIAGYYDSDPHENKNAHLLKIVHQIPQEKLISHYNPHGNFATGGIVTKLLAADFLLQKNKSMFLCNGLELEDAGSFLLQGIHKSGTLFIVKDEKGQ, from the coding sequence GTGAAGCGTTTAGTGATCAAGGTAGGTAGTTCCATTATAAGTAATGGTGATTTTATTGCCATGGATAGAATAAAAAATCTAGCTATTTTTTTGAATTCTCTTAGACAGAAATACCAAATTATATTAGTGAGTTCGGGAGCTGTTGCCAGTGGCTATACAAAATTATGTTTGGATAAAAGCAAATTAGAAAACAAACAAGCATTAGCAGCTATTGGACAGCCATTATTAATCAATGCTTATCAAAAAGTTTTTGATAGTTTTGGAATTTTTGTATCTCAATTGTTGCTTACAGGCTATGATTTTGATTCAAGGATCAATACTGAATATGCAAGTAAAACTATTGAGGTTTTGTTAAAAAATAATGTTTTGCCTATTATTAATGAGAATGATTCTACTGCTATTAATGAGCTAACATTTGGGGATAATGATCGTTTGAGTGCTTATGTCGCTTATTATTTTGGGGCTGATATGTTGGTAATATTAAGTGATATTGCAGGGTATTATGATAGCGATCCTCATGAAAATAAAAATGCTCATCTGTTGAAGATTGTTCATCAAATTCCCCAAGAAAAGCTTATTTCACACTACAATCCTCATGGTAATTTTGCAACAGGTGGTATTGTAACAAAGCTTCTGGCTGCAGATTTTTTGTTGCAAAAAAATAAATCCATGTTTTTATGCAACGGGCTTGAATTAGAAGATGCCGGTTCTTTTTTGCTTCAAGGTATTCATAAGAGTGGGACATTGTTTATTGTCAAAGACGAGAAGGGACAATGA
- the hsrA gene encoding homeostatic response regulator transcription factor HsrA — MRILIIEDDCTSSKTISEFLNKHSYQTDIAENLKDGEYFVSIRNYDLVLTSSKLPDGEGINIIPQVKTKYPRVPIIMFSHKSKPEQEVEAFKAGVDDYIIKPLDLDVLVARIEARLRFWGSSIIEIEDLIINPDEEKITYKGKEIEVKGKPFEVLTHLARHRDQIVSKEQLLDAIWEEPELVTPNVIEVAINQIRQKMDKPLNISTVETVRRRGYRFCYPKQAEE, encoded by the coding sequence ATGCGTATTTTAATAATAGAAGATGATTGTACATCAAGCAAGACTATCAGTGAATTTCTGAATAAACATAGCTATCAGACTGATATAGCAGAAAATTTAAAAGATGGTGAATATTTTGTAAGTATCAGAAACTATGATTTAGTGTTGACTAGTTCAAAACTTCCTGATGGGGAGGGTATCAATATTATTCCTCAAGTCAAAACAAAATATCCTCGTGTGCCTATTATTATGTTCTCTCATAAATCAAAACCCGAACAAGAAGTTGAAGCATTTAAAGCAGGGGTGGATGATTATATTATAAAACCTCTTGATTTAGATGTATTGGTTGCAAGAATTGAGGCAAGACTTAGGTTTTGGGGATCAAGCATTATTGAAATAGAAGATTTGATCATCAATCCTGATGAAGAAAAAATAACTTATAAAGGCAAAGAGATTGAAGTCAAAGGAAAGCCTTTTGAAGTTCTCACTCACCTGGCCAGACATCGCGATCAAATAGTATCTAAAGAACAACTCCTTGATGCTATATGGGAAGAACCTGAGCTTGTAACTCCAAATGTCATTGAAGTAGCCATCAATCAAATCAGACAAAAAATGGATAAACCCTTAAATATTTCCACTGTCGAAACAGTTCGTCGAAGAGGTTATCGCTTTTGTTACCCTAAACAAGCTGAGGAATAA
- a CDS encoding SAM-dependent methyltransferase, with translation MNFASYMRDWLYGKEGYYRYSNIGKKGDFYTSVCVSKFFGGSIAFYLLRQLEEKKLKLPLKIVEIGADKAQLISDIAQFLQVLSEGVLQECEFISIEPLDELANLQKDNFLRHTGFDLKSYFCFKDLKLKENDCVFIVCNEVFDALVCEVIYEGKMAYVDKHQVVWKDISPEISSLMGQYQIFKGELPIELESFISEILENLEKCEKWEFLIFDYGQWEARNDINLRVYQNHQVKNFFEVQQNLESYYQKCDVTYDVNFSLLHNVFTSLGAKQLFYMPQGKALIELGLLDLLEKFAQTTSYKNYLREVAKVKTLISPGGLGERFQTISFKNQ, from the coding sequence ATGAATTTTGCTTCTTATATGCGTGATTGGTTGTATGGAAAAGAAGGTTATTATCGTTATAGCAATATAGGGAAAAAAGGAGATTTTTATACATCTGTTTGTGTAAGTAAATTTTTCGGTGGAAGCATTGCTTTTTATTTGTTAAGACAATTGGAAGAAAAAAAATTAAAATTACCCCTTAAAATTGTAGAAATTGGCGCAGATAAGGCACAATTAATAAGTGATATTGCACAATTTTTACAAGTTCTTTCAGAAGGCGTATTACAAGAGTGCGAGTTTATTAGCATTGAACCCTTAGATGAATTAGCAAACTTGCAAAAAGATAATTTTTTGCGACATACAGGGTTTGATTTAAAATCTTATTTTTGCTTTAAAGATTTAAAATTGAAAGAAAATGATTGTGTATTTATTGTTTGTAACGAAGTTTTTGATGCTTTAGTTTGTGAAGTGATTTATGAGGGAAAAATGGCTTATGTTGATAAACATCAGGTAGTTTGGAAGGATATTTCTCCTGAAATTTCTTCTTTAATGGGTCAATATCAGATTTTCAAAGGTGAATTACCTATAGAGTTGGAAAGTTTTATTTCTGAAATTTTAGAAAATTTAGAAAAATGTGAAAAATGGGAGTTTTTAATATTTGATTATGGTCAATGGGAAGCTAGAAATGATATTAATTTGAGAGTTTATCAAAATCATCAGGTAAAAAATTTTTTTGAAGTCCAACAAAATTTAGAAAGCTATTACCAAAAATGTGATGTTACTTATGATGTGAATTTTTCATTACTTCACAACGTTTTTACTTCTTTGGGAGCAAAACAATTATTTTATATGCCTCAGGGAAAGGCTTTGATAGAGTTGGGATTACTGGATTTGCTTGAAAAATTTGCACAAACAACATCTTATAAAAATTATTTAAGAGAAGTTGCTAAAGTAAAAACTCTCATTAGCCCCGGCGGACTAGGAGAAAGATTTCAGACAATTAGCTTTAAAAATCAATAG
- the rpmA gene encoding 50S ribosomal protein L27: MAHKKGQGSTQNNRDSAGRRLGVKKFGSQFVRAGNIIIRQRGTKIHPGNNVGIGKDHTIFALIDGIVKFQQKDKYRKKVSVLPA; encoded by the coding sequence ATGGCACACAAGAAAGGTCAGGGTAGTACTCAGAATAATCGTGATTCTGCAGGTCGGAGGTTAGGCGTAAAAAAATTCGGCTCACAATTTGTGCGGGCAGGAAATATTATTATACGTCAGAGAGGCACAAAAATCCATCCGGGGAATAATGTAGGTATAGGAAAAGATCATACAATTTTTGCATTAATTGATGGGATTGTTAAATTTCAACAAAAAGATAAATATCGCAAAAAAGTTTCTGTTCTCCCTGCTTAA
- the obgE gene encoding GTPase ObgE: MFVDNVDIFIASGKGGAGAVSFRREKFVLNGGPDGGDGGDGGDVYFEIDKNADTLSRFRGTKHYKAKNGQPGGGKNYSGKRGEDIIIKIPPGTQIFDFNTNELLYDFTTQVSRTKVLSGGKGGLGNARFKNSINQRPTYAQSGLIGEECHIRLELKLIADVGLVGFPNVGKSTLVSVISNAKPQIADYEFTTLVPNLGVVEPDGMNSFVMADIPGIIDGASEGKGLGIEFLRHIERTKLLVFLIDISNYRAPFVQYQKLKLELKKFSKELYNKPFGIAISKMDTLESCSEVLNDFYISLGVKICEDRIFGLDEKWDYAIYKDFFGKENKQNLSNPLFVIPISSSSHINTDALGFVLLKSLEILYGHKK; encoded by the coding sequence ATGTTTGTAGATAATGTGGATATTTTTATTGCTTCAGGAAAAGGAGGGGCGGGGGCTGTTAGTTTTAGGAGAGAAAAATTTGTCCTAAATGGTGGTCCTGATGGGGGTGATGGGGGCGATGGAGGCGATGTGTATTTTGAAATTGATAAAAACGCAGACACTCTTTCGAGGTTTCGTGGGACAAAGCATTATAAGGCTAAAAATGGACAGCCCGGCGGAGGAAAGAATTATAGCGGGAAAAGAGGTGAGGATATTATCATAAAAATTCCCCCCGGCACACAAATTTTTGATTTTAATACCAATGAATTGTTATATGATTTTACTACACAAGTAAGTAGAACGAAAGTCTTATCAGGAGGTAAGGGAGGGCTTGGTAATGCCAGGTTTAAAAACTCTATTAATCAACGACCTACTTATGCCCAAAGTGGTTTGATTGGAGAAGAATGTCATATCCGATTGGAATTAAAATTAATCGCAGATGTAGGGTTGGTTGGTTTTCCAAATGTGGGTAAATCTACATTAGTTTCTGTAATTTCAAATGCAAAACCACAAATAGCTGATTATGAATTTACTACTCTTGTGCCCAATCTTGGAGTTGTAGAACCTGATGGTATGAATTCTTTTGTTATGGCTGATATTCCCGGTATTATTGATGGGGCAAGTGAAGGAAAGGGATTGGGTATAGAGTTTTTAAGGCATATTGAGCGCACAAAGCTTTTAGTTTTTCTTATTGATATTAGTAATTATAGAGCACCTTTTGTGCAATACCAAAAACTCAAATTAGAATTAAAAAAATTTTCGAAAGAACTTTATAACAAACCCTTTGGAATTGCAATAAGTAAAATGGATACTCTGGAATCTTGTTCTGAGGTATTAAATGACTTTTATATTTCTTTAGGTGTAAAGATTTGTGAAGATAGAATTTTTGGTTTAGATGAAAAGTGGGATTATGCTATTTATAAAGATTTTTTTGGAAAAGAAAATAAACAGAATTTGTCTAATCCGCTTTTTGTTATCCCTATTTCTTCTTCAAGCCACATCAATACAGATGCTTTAGGATTTGTATTGTTAAAATCTTTAGAAATTTTGTATGGGCACAAGAAGTGA
- a CDS encoding aspartate aminotransferase family protein, with protein sequence MFDKNYKIDDLMGFDEEYVLHTYTRKKIRFAYGEGCKLYTPCSKEFIDFGSGIGVCSVGHGNKKLAQDIAHQARDLIHLSNLYLIEPQALLAKKIIELCGYDMRVFFSNSGAEANECAIKIARKFGEKNGKIDRYKIITLESSFHGRTISTLKATGQDRMHQHFAPFPDGFMRAKDIDDIYNVIDSKTCGVLLELIQGEGGIFPMDKQKIQNLAKFLKQKDILLMVDEVQSGIYKTGEIFASNLYGITPDIISTAKGLGGGVPIGATLTRLKDVLEPGDHGSTFGGNFLSTRAGLSVLEILEEEYRSKRLAATIQNFHKYLDEMLKDFHQLFIEKVGIGLMCGLVARDEKIQKKIIDNAFDEQLLILKSGRNVVRFLPSLLITSQEIEEGFQRFQKACKNI encoded by the coding sequence ATGTTTGATAAAAATTACAAAATTGATGATTTGATGGGGTTTGATGAAGAATATGTGTTGCATACCTATACGCGTAAAAAAATTCGCTTTGCTTATGGAGAGGGATGCAAATTATATACTCCTTGCAGCAAAGAATTTATTGATTTTGGAAGCGGGATTGGAGTTTGTAGTGTAGGGCATGGAAATAAAAAACTGGCTCAAGATATTGCCCATCAGGCTAGAGATTTGATTCATCTATCTAATCTTTATTTGATAGAACCTCAAGCATTGTTGGCTAAGAAAATAATAGAGCTTTGTGGGTATGATATGAGGGTGTTTTTTAGTAATTCAGGTGCCGAAGCCAATGAATGTGCCATAAAAATTGCCAGGAAATTTGGAGAAAAAAATGGAAAAATTGATAGATATAAAATCATCACTTTAGAATCAAGTTTTCATGGACGCACAATAAGCACACTTAAGGCTACAGGTCAAGATAGAATGCACCAACATTTCGCGCCTTTTCCGGATGGGTTTATGCGCGCAAAGGATATAGATGATATTTATAATGTGATAGATTCAAAAACTTGTGGGGTTCTTCTTGAGCTGATTCAAGGAGAAGGGGGAATTTTTCCAATGGATAAACAAAAAATACAAAATCTGGCAAAATTTTTAAAGCAAAAAGATATTCTCTTGATGGTTGATGAAGTCCAAAGCGGGATTTATAAAACAGGAGAGATATTTGCTTCAAATCTCTATGGAATAACTCCGGATATTATTAGCACTGCTAAGGGGCTAGGAGGTGGCGTCCCTATAGGTGCTACTTTGACGAGACTTAAAGATGTTTTAGAGCCCGGTGATCATGGGAGTACATTTGGAGGAAATTTTCTTTCTACAAGAGCAGGGTTAAGCGTGCTTGAAATTTTGGAAGAGGAATACCGATCTAAAAGATTGGCAGCAACCATACAAAATTTCCATAAATATTTAGATGAAATGCTAAAAGATTTTCATCAATTATTTATAGAAAAAGTAGGTATTGGCTTGATGTGTGGCTTAGTAGCAAGAGATGAAAAAATTCAAAAAAAGATAATTGATAATGCGTTTGATGAACAACTTTTGATATTAAAATCAGGCAGAAATGTAGTTAGATTTTTACCTTCTTTGTTGATAACTTCTCAAGAAATCGAAGAAGGCTTTCAGAGATTTCAAAAAGCTTGTAAAAACATATGA
- a CDS encoding RidA family protein codes for MKIISTFNAPQAIGPYSQAVVIDNLIYTSGQIALKKDGTFLEGDIRSQTKQVLENLKLILESENSSLSKVIKTTVFLVDMNDFADLNQIYTDYFGDHKPARSTVAVKTLPKNALVEIECVAHK; via the coding sequence ATGAAAATTATTTCTACTTTCAATGCTCCACAAGCTATAGGACCTTATTCTCAAGCAGTTGTGATTGATAATTTAATTTATACTTCCGGACAAATAGCGCTTAAAAAAGATGGGACTTTTTTAGAGGGTGATATCCGTTCTCAAACCAAACAAGTTTTAGAAAATCTTAAACTTATTTTAGAATCCGAAAATAGTTCTTTGTCAAAAGTGATCAAAACAACAGTTTTTTTAGTTGATATGAATGATTTTGCGGATTTGAATCAAATATATACAGATTATTTTGGAGATCATAAGCCTGCCAGAAGCACTGTAGCGGTTAAAACTTTACCAAAAAATGCTTTGGTAGAAATTGAATGTGTTGCTCATAAGTAA
- the rplU gene encoding 50S ribosomal protein L21, with protein MYAVFKNGGKQYKVQEGDIILLDKMSLEPKSKLELNEVLAICDEDKLSLGSPFIENAKIEAEVINEGRAKKVVTFKKRRRKDSKTKRGFRRDFTRIRILKIVG; from the coding sequence ATGTATGCAGTATTTAAGAATGGAGGCAAGCAATACAAGGTCCAAGAGGGAGATATTATCCTGCTTGATAAAATGAGCCTTGAGCCAAAGTCAAAATTAGAATTGAACGAAGTTTTAGCTATTTGCGATGAAGATAAGCTTAGTCTTGGCAGTCCTTTTATAGAAAATGCCAAAATAGAAGCAGAAGTTATCAATGAAGGCAGAGCTAAAAAAGTTGTAACATTCAAAAAAAGAAGACGAAAAGATAGCAAAACCAAGAGAGGTTTTAGACGCGATTTTACTCGAATAAGAATTTTGAAGATCGTAGGATAA
- a CDS encoding MBL fold metallo-hydrolase, with translation MELLIKAFGAPQTNCYILKNTRGELIIDPGIGATQWVLENTKNPLAILVTHGHYDHIWSLADLKSSLSNIPIYCPKEDAFMLESDCFQTGLNPCIPNHLIECKKSSKTFSIHDFEITYWHFPGHTPGCSMIEIDSAIFSGDFIFHRSIGRYDFPYSNPKDMKDSLMRFQQIPINVDKIIYPGHGEKTSLLQEQRNVGFWIQKI, from the coding sequence ATAGAGCTACTTATAAAAGCCTTTGGAGCTCCGCAAACAAACTGTTATATACTCAAAAATACCCGAGGAGAACTCATTATAGATCCCGGTATTGGAGCAACTCAATGGGTACTTGAAAACACAAAAAATCCCCTGGCTATACTAGTTACACATGGTCATTATGATCATATTTGGAGTTTGGCAGATTTGAAATCTTCTCTTTCAAATATACCTATTTATTGCCCCAAAGAAGACGCTTTTATGCTTGAGAGTGATTGTTTTCAAACAGGTCTTAACCCTTGCATCCCCAACCATCTCATTGAATGTAAAAAATCAAGCAAAACTTTTAGTATCCATGATTTTGAAATTACATATTGGCATTTTCCCGGTCATACACCCGGATGTTCTATGATTGAAATTGATAGTGCAATTTTTAGTGGCGATTTTATATTCCACCGCTCAATTGGCAGGTATGATTTTCCTTATTCAAACCCCAAAGACATGAAAGATTCTCTGATGAGATTTCAACAAATCCCTATAAACGTAGATAAAATTATTTACCCCGGACATGGGGAAAAAACTTCTTTACTTCAAGAACAACGAAATGTTGGCTTCTGGATACAGAAAATTTAA
- the flgL gene encoding flagellar hook-associated protein FlgL, translated as MRITFGTKYNQMNYYQNVLQNKLNDMNTKIASGLKIQYGYQDSSINNQNLKLEYEKTTLDQGIDIAKNSHTSTLNTDKALSELSQTMVEFKTKLLQAANDIHSPNSREAIASDLEKLKDHIINIANTSIGGDFLFAGSKVDRPPFDGQGNYYGNNEKLNALISSNNLVPYNITGHELFFGRDSDKQKIITSNIKMLNQSKLHPDIMDAIHRTDTPQEVYIKPEDTLRDMIGDNDLDTTNDKKEFFYLRGIKPDGTAFKAKFSMDKAYKNKSDATTVNDLLTQIGKEFGNTPQNKVVDISLNAWGQIQIRDLKPGNSTIDFNLISSDVDVDNIEELQTKGARITSFNKSPFLTDRSLSTIQGRTDNYDFRYTRIPTAFIDKDNAAATKNTKLTDILGPDASVLEIKGTRPNNEDGTINTNPIEPLYMDIENATMQDLMDNIKNHFGGKLEVELSNGRLSIVDDNIKNKEHDSKTPPFDGEHGFSISLKTLDENKLETQAIPTDYENEYEKTYFINKGPKLLGNISQVLSDGSGFATPETKLSEVAGGSINGQSYTLKLNDHNGIPIEAQILFDDKGSYLKLPSKTPNKSEYIIPLYNPHDEPPAITITKANDVTYRQLMDAMSIALNYSNQNAQAYLAAENRDNTPTQENKKAYESLLEQAKRSVSINLTQNGKIEIQDNIHSLSKMRFMLYNDSTNDFSSQAIKNTTANIRLNANNALNIDEPDINFFEQIDDMIDSVRRGIYRPDSFGENYTQDMRKIGIQNGLSVFDHLSDHIEKMIALNGAHSKTFENIIRRNEVLKVQVESIKGETIGADLAETYNKFSNLTTNYNAVLASTSKINQMSLVNFL; from the coding sequence ATGCGTATAACTTTTGGGACTAAATATAATCAAATGAATTATTACCAAAATGTTCTCCAGAACAAACTCAATGATATGAATACAAAAATAGCATCCGGATTAAAAATTCAATATGGTTATCAAGACAGCAGTATTAACAATCAAAATCTAAAATTAGAATATGAAAAAACCACCCTTGATCAAGGTATAGATATTGCCAAAAACTCTCATACATCTACACTAAACACAGATAAAGCTCTTAGTGAATTATCCCAAACCATGGTTGAATTCAAAACAAAGCTACTTCAAGCTGCTAATGATATTCATTCACCAAACTCCAGGGAAGCTATCGCCAGTGATTTGGAAAAACTCAAAGATCATATTATTAATATTGCCAATACCTCAATTGGAGGGGATTTTTTATTTGCAGGGAGCAAGGTAGATAGGCCACCTTTTGATGGGCAAGGTAATTATTATGGAAATAATGAAAAACTTAATGCCCTTATTAGCTCAAATAATCTTGTCCCTTACAATATCACCGGACATGAATTATTTTTTGGAAGAGATTCAGATAAACAAAAAATAATTACTTCAAATATCAAAATGTTAAATCAAAGCAAATTACATCCCGATATAATGGATGCTATCCATAGAACTGACACTCCTCAAGAAGTTTATATCAAACCGGAAGATACCCTAAGAGATATGATAGGAGATAATGACTTAGATACCACTAATGATAAAAAAGAATTTTTTTATCTCCGTGGTATCAAACCTGATGGAACAGCCTTCAAAGCAAAATTTAGCATGGATAAAGCTTATAAAAACAAAAGCGATGCAACCACTGTAAATGATTTATTAACTCAAATTGGTAAAGAATTTGGGAATACTCCTCAAAATAAAGTTGTAGATATTTCACTAAATGCATGGGGACAAATCCAAATCCGAGATTTGAAACCCGGAAACTCAACCATTGATTTTAATCTTATTTCAAGCGATGTTGATGTTGATAATATTGAAGAATTACAAACAAAAGGAGCTAGAATCACTTCTTTCAACAAAAGTCCTTTTTTGACTGATAGATCTCTCAGCACCATACAAGGAAGAACAGATAATTACGATTTTAGATATACAAGAATACCAACAGCTTTTATTGACAAAGATAATGCTGCAGCCACCAAAAATACAAAACTTACAGATATTTTAGGACCCGATGCTTCTGTTTTGGAAATAAAAGGAACACGCCCTAATAACGAAGATGGCACAATCAATACAAATCCTATAGAACCTCTTTACATGGATATAGAAAACGCCACTATGCAAGACCTAATGGATAACATCAAAAATCATTTTGGAGGAAAGCTGGAAGTAGAGCTTTCTAATGGGAGATTGAGCATAGTCGATGATAACATCAAAAATAAGGAACATGATAGCAAAACTCCGCCTTTTGATGGCGAACATGGTTTTAGCATTTCATTGAAAACACTTGATGAGAATAAACTGGAGACCCAAGCAATTCCAACAGATTATGAAAACGAATATGAAAAAACTTATTTTATAAATAAAGGTCCCAAATTACTTGGCAATATCTCTCAAGTCCTATCGGATGGAAGTGGTTTTGCTACTCCTGAAACCAAGCTCTCTGAAGTCGCAGGGGGAAGTATCAATGGACAATCTTATACCCTAAAACTCAATGATCATAACGGTATCCCTATTGAAGCACAAATATTATTTGACGACAAAGGTTCTTATCTAAAACTTCCAAGCAAAACCCCTAATAAATCTGAATATATTATTCCTCTTTATAATCCCCATGATGAACCTCCTGCAATCACAATTACAAAAGCCAATGATGTTACTTACCGACAACTTATGGATGCTATGAGTATAGCGCTTAATTATAGCAATCAAAATGCACAAGCTTATCTGGCTGCAGAAAATAGGGATAATACCCCCACTCAAGAAAACAAAAAAGCTTATGAATCCTTACTTGAACAAGCTAAGCGATCAGTTTCTATCAATCTAACACAAAATGGAAAAATAGAAATTCAAGATAATATTCATTCTTTAAGCAAAATGAGATTTATGCTTTATAATGATTCAACAAACGATTTTTCTTCTCAAGCAATCAAAAACACCACTGCAAACATTCGATTGAATGCCAATAATGCTTTAAATATTGATGAGCCTGATATTAATTTTTTCGAACAAATTGATGATATGATTGATTCTGTAAGACGAGGCATTTATAGACCCGATAGTTTTGGAGAAAATTACACACAAGATATGAGAAAAATAGGAATACAAAATGGACTTAGCGTTTTTGATCATTTAAGCGATCATATTGAAAAAATGATTGCGCTCAATGGCGCTCACAGTAAAACATTTGAGAATATTATCAGAAGGAATGAAGTTTTAAAAGTTCAAGTTGAATCCATAAAGGGCGAAACAATTGGTGCAGATCTTGCAGAAACTTATAATAAATTTTCCAATCTTACTACAAATTACAATGCTGTTCTAGCCTCAACAAGCAAAATCAACCAAATGTCCTTAGTAAATTTTCTCTAA
- a CDS encoding M67 family metallopeptidase, with product MIYLNQLLYEELIAYAKFHSPNECCGYLLGKQESDEQNHIKEIFKIQNIHQNSEHFFMLSPQGQLDSLQRAKKQNLEIVGIFHSHPFSKPYPSEEDLKYFYDSRQSYCIITLIPIPKIVSFRIKETKVYEEKIKI from the coding sequence ATGATCTACCTCAATCAATTACTCTATGAGGAATTAATAGCTTATGCCAAATTTCATTCTCCTAATGAATGTTGTGGCTATTTATTGGGCAAACAAGAATCTGATGAACAAAATCATATCAAAGAAATTTTTAAGATTCAAAATATACATCAAAATTCGGAACATTTCTTTATGCTTTCCCCTCAAGGGCAACTTGATTCACTCCAAAGAGCTAAAAAACAAAACCTTGAAATTGTAGGGATTTTTCATTCTCATCCTTTTTCAAAACCCTATCCTTCAGAAGAAGATTTAAAATATTTTTACGACTCCAGGCAAAGCTATTGTATTATAACACTCATACCTATTCCCAAAATTGTATCTTTTAGAATCAAGGAAACAAAAGTTTATGAAGAAAAAATAAAAATTTAA
- a CDS encoding HesA/MoeB/ThiF family protein has product MKLTQNQKERYLRHIMLEDVGEEGQEKLLDSSVLIIGAGGLGSPNAMYLAAAGIGRIGILDFDIIEISNLQRQIIHTTQEISTSKTDSAKAKMLAINPEIKVETYFEKFTSHNGVKILNDYDFVIDATDNFAGKFLINDACILANKPYSHAGVLKYRGQTMTILPHKSACFACAFDTPPPVELNPSFRAGLFGVVPGIIGCIQATEAIKYLLNLGDLLTNKLLMIDTKTMDFRKIDVSKNPECRICGKNGIKELKDYPQ; this is encoded by the coding sequence ATGAAACTGACACAAAATCAAAAAGAACGCTATTTACGACATATTATGCTTGAAGATGTTGGCGAAGAAGGTCAAGAAAAGCTATTGGATTCAAGTGTGCTTATCATCGGAGCAGGTGGGCTTGGATCGCCTAATGCCATGTATTTGGCTGCTGCAGGAATAGGAAGAATTGGAATTTTAGATTTTGACATCATAGAAATCAGTAATCTTCAAAGACAAATTATTCACACCACACAAGAGATTTCCACCTCCAAAACAGATTCTGCAAAAGCCAAAATGCTTGCTATTAATCCTGAAATAAAAGTTGAGACTTATTTTGAAAAATTTACTTCGCATAATGGGGTAAAAATCCTCAATGACTATGATTTTGTTATTGATGCTACAGATAATTTTGCAGGTAAATTTCTCATCAATGATGCCTGTATTTTAGCTAATAAGCCTTATTCTCATGCAGGCGTGTTAAAATATAGAGGGCAAACAATGACAATATTACCACATAAAAGCGCTTGTTTTGCTTGTGCATTTGATACCCCTCCACCTGTAGAATTAAACCCCTCTTTTAGAGCCGGATTATTTGGTGTTGTACCCGGGATTATTGGTTGTATTCAAGCTACTGAAGCAATTAAATATCTTTTAAATTTAGGAGATTTGCTTACGAATAAACTTTTAATGATAGATACTAAAACAATGGATTTTCGCAAAATTGATGTATCCAAAAATCCCGAATGTCGCATATGCGGTAAAAACGGTATCAAAGAGCTTAAGGATTATCCACAATGA